A genomic segment from Capra hircus breed San Clemente chromosome 7, ASM170441v1, whole genome shotgun sequence encodes:
- the SMIM3 gene encoding small integral membrane protein 3, whose translation MEATSQVPMEVVLPKHILDIWVIVLIILATIVIMTSLLLCPATAVIIYRMRSHPILNGPV comes from the coding sequence ATGGAAGCCACCAGCCAGGTCCCCATGGAAGTTGTGCTCCCCAAGCACATCCTGGACATCTGGGTCATTGTCCTCATCATCCTGGCTACCATTGTCATCATGACCTCCTTGTTGCTGTGTCCGGCCACCGCAGTCATCATCTATCGCATGCGATCCCATCCCATCCTGAATGGGCCTGTCTGA